A region of Reichenbachiella carrageenanivorans DNA encodes the following proteins:
- a CDS encoding pectinesterase family protein has product MKYLLTLWCSVIYVASMALPQEGSYDLIVGQDQSSDYQSIQAAIDAIPDFRKAVTTVFIKSGTYKEKLVLPASKVNVTFIGEDAETTIITFDNYADKLNCFGEKMGTSGSASFYVFADGFNAENLTFENTAGPVGQAVAIRVDGDRVFFKNCRFLGYQDTLYTYGKKSRQYYLNCYIEGTTDFIFGASQAVFDRCTIYSKSGGHYITAANTTIEVAYGYVFLQCKLVGDAPKHDVYLGRPWRDDARTVFISCEMAEHIKPEGWHNWGKRYAEKRSYYAEYQSTGAGANAAQRVSWSHQLTDSQKNRYTLGSVFGDWNPIDTEIVKP; this is encoded by the coding sequence ATGAAGTACCTATTGACCTTATGGTGTAGTGTAATCTATGTGGCTAGTATGGCGTTGCCACAGGAGGGCAGCTATGATCTGATTGTAGGGCAGGATCAGTCTAGTGATTATCAAAGCATACAAGCGGCTATCGATGCCATTCCTGATTTTCGGAAAGCCGTTACTACCGTTTTTATCAAATCGGGAACCTACAAAGAAAAATTGGTTTTGCCAGCTTCCAAGGTTAATGTGACTTTCATTGGAGAAGATGCAGAGACAACCATTATCACCTTTGATAATTATGCAGATAAACTCAATTGTTTTGGAGAGAAAATGGGAACGTCTGGGTCGGCTAGTTTTTACGTGTTTGCAGATGGTTTCAATGCTGAAAATTTGACTTTCGAAAATACCGCAGGCCCAGTAGGGCAGGCAGTGGCTATACGTGTAGATGGCGATCGAGTTTTTTTCAAAAACTGCCGTTTTTTGGGCTATCAAGACACACTCTATACTTATGGGAAAAAGAGTCGACAGTATTATCTCAACTGCTACATCGAAGGCACTACAGATTTTATATTCGGAGCATCTCAGGCAGTATTTGATCGATGTACCATTTATTCAAAATCAGGAGGACACTACATCACCGCAGCCAATACGACTATAGAAGTAGCTTATGGTTATGTTTTTCTTCAATGCAAATTGGTAGGAGATGCGCCCAAACACGATGTGTACTTGGGTAGGCCTTGGCGAGACGACGCACGTACAGTATTCATTTCATGCGAAATGGCTGAACATATCAAACCAGAAGGTTGGCACAACTGGGGCAAGCGGTATGCAGAAAAAAGATCTTATTACGCAGAGTATCAATCTACTGGAGCAGGCGCCAATGCTGCACAACGAGTCAGTTGGTCACATCAGCTGACCGACAGTCAAAAAAATAGATATACTCTAGGTAGTGTGTTTGGGGATTGGAACCCAATAGATACAGAAATAGTGAAGCCATGA
- a CDS encoding glycoside hydrolase family 28 protein has protein sequence MTMVSFRKLVMIGLLTTLSAAGINYTGDTEGQATDWLYKGVEFDMPKVQETTFPDYQVNVSDFGGKGDGLTDNTEAIAAAIADVSGKGGGKVVIAKGIWLTGPITLKDNINLHVEAGALVLFSDDFDKYPLIATSFEGLETYRCISPINGKNLTNIAITGQGIFDGSGDSWRAVKRSKLTIGQWNQKLKSGGVLSDDKQTWYPSEKSKKGDTNGNFNVPDYETIEEFEAVKDFMRPVMVSLISCNRVLLDGPTFQNSPAWNLHPLMCENVILRNLTVRNPWYSQNGDGLDLESCKNVLVYNNSFDVGDDAICIKSGKDEDGLKRGIPTQNVIIKNNVVYHGHGGFVVGSEMSGGVKNMHVSNCTFIGTDCGLRFKSTRGRGGVVENIYISDIDMINIAGEAIRFNLFYGGESPVSEEGETGENVQKAVPVPVTRTTPSFRNIYMKNITATGSGVSGFFQGLPEMKLQNIQLENVNLEGERGITIIDAEGFDWSGVSVSVTKGKPITLYNTSKMNFNGLSVDGVQGKTLINVYGDSQVEFSNTKIKRNEIFVGSEVGKKNVKVNK, from the coding sequence ATGACGATGGTGAGTTTTAGGAAATTAGTAATGATCGGTCTGCTGACAACTTTGAGTGCAGCAGGTATCAACTATACAGGAGATACAGAAGGACAAGCCACAGATTGGCTGTATAAAGGAGTGGAGTTTGACATGCCCAAGGTACAAGAAACTACCTTTCCAGACTATCAAGTCAATGTCTCGGATTTTGGAGGCAAAGGCGACGGTCTTACCGACAATACTGAGGCTATTGCAGCAGCCATTGCGGATGTGTCTGGCAAAGGAGGAGGCAAAGTAGTGATAGCCAAAGGCATCTGGCTGACAGGACCTATTACCCTCAAAGACAATATCAATCTACATGTAGAGGCAGGTGCTTTGGTCTTGTTTTCTGATGATTTCGATAAGTACCCCCTCATTGCGACCAGCTTCGAAGGCTTGGAGACTTATCGATGTATATCACCTATTAATGGTAAAAACCTGACCAATATCGCCATTACTGGCCAAGGGATATTCGATGGGTCTGGCGACTCTTGGCGTGCAGTCAAGCGAAGTAAACTCACGATAGGACAATGGAATCAGAAATTGAAATCAGGTGGTGTACTCAGTGATGACAAGCAGACTTGGTATCCAAGTGAGAAGTCGAAAAAAGGAGATACTAATGGCAATTTTAATGTGCCAGACTATGAGACTATTGAAGAGTTTGAGGCGGTAAAAGACTTTATGCGCCCAGTCATGGTGAGCCTCATCAGTTGCAATCGCGTATTGCTCGATGGACCTACATTTCAAAACTCCCCAGCATGGAATCTACACCCACTAATGTGTGAAAATGTAATCCTTAGAAACCTCACTGTCCGCAATCCTTGGTATTCGCAAAATGGAGATGGGTTGGACTTAGAATCTTGCAAAAATGTGCTGGTGTATAACAATAGTTTCGATGTGGGCGATGACGCTATTTGTATCAAATCTGGAAAGGATGAAGATGGCTTAAAGAGAGGTATTCCTACACAAAACGTAATCATCAAAAACAATGTGGTGTATCATGGTCATGGTGGATTTGTAGTAGGAAGTGAGATGTCTGGTGGAGTCAAAAATATGCATGTGTCCAATTGTACTTTTATCGGTACCGATTGTGGGCTTAGGTTCAAAAGTACACGTGGCCGTGGAGGTGTAGTAGAAAATATATACATCTCAGACATTGATATGATAAATATAGCGGGTGAGGCTATCCGTTTCAATTTGTTTTATGGAGGAGAATCTCCTGTGTCTGAAGAGGGCGAGACGGGGGAAAATGTACAAAAAGCAGTGCCAGTGCCAGTGACGCGCACCACGCCATCTTTTCGCAATATTTATATGAAAAACATCACTGCAACAGGCTCTGGTGTTTCGGGATTTTTCCAGGGATTACCTGAGATGAAACTCCAAAACATCCAATTGGAGAATGTAAACTTAGAAGGAGAGCGAGGTATCACCATTATAGACGCCGAAGGCTTCGATTGGTCTGGCGTGAGTGTGAGTGTGACTAAAGGCAAGCCGATCACTTTATACAATACAAGTAAAATGAATTTTAATGGATTGTCTGTAGATGGGGTGCAGGGGAAGACTTTGATCAATGTGTATGGCGACAGTCAAGTAGAGTTTTCAAACACAAAAATAAAGCGCAATGAGATTTTTGTAGGTAGTGAAGTAGGTAAGAAAAATGTAAAAGTGAACAAATGA
- a CDS encoding right-handed parallel beta-helix repeat-containing protein, which translates to MIKLLLLVTLFGACGEESEQEMEDIGKTIYAESIQLTAQDLVTDTQRQITVAFQPVNTTDQSVSWAVSDEAIAEISSTGLLTAKANGSVTVTATANDKGMVTGQVILNITSVLPSAHNDIDVSTVDELKSALNVAEAGDVIVLEGGTYTMTERIVLNTSGTAAEFIVVMAASTTATERPVLDFSNLSEGPSNQGIQLKGDYWHFKGIDIRKAGDNGMQVKGSNNIIEFCSFYENSDTGLQLDEGAADNLILNCDSYFNADSKVENADGFAAKLTVGSGNKFVGCRAWQNLDDGWDGYLRDNDNVKTTYENCWAVKNGFLKSGTEGGGDGNGFKTGGSDGKDLTHNAVYKNCIAAGNVNDGFDHNSNRGTVTLHNCGAYDNGTNYNFSSTNPLSYLEVKNSVAVGTVGSLNASTKDLSHNSWQSPLSGTADDFKRLDIDLLLGDRNADGSLPAVDFMKLKAESDLIDAGVDVGLPFEGTAPDVGPFEQVNE; encoded by the coding sequence ATGATAAAATTATTGCTTTTAGTGACGCTGTTTGGTGCCTGTGGCGAAGAAAGCGAGCAAGAGATGGAGGACATAGGAAAGACAATATATGCCGAATCTATCCAATTGACTGCGCAGGATCTGGTGACCGATACCCAGCGTCAAATTACAGTTGCTTTTCAGCCTGTGAATACAACTGACCAGTCGGTGAGCTGGGCCGTATCAGATGAGGCGATTGCGGAGATCTCAAGTACAGGCCTTCTGACAGCCAAGGCCAATGGCTCTGTCACGGTAACAGCCACGGCTAATGACAAAGGAATGGTGACAGGACAAGTGATTTTGAATATCACGAGTGTACTGCCCTCAGCCCATAATGACATTGATGTGTCTACAGTTGATGAACTCAAATCGGCACTAAATGTCGCAGAAGCAGGAGATGTCATCGTACTCGAAGGCGGTACATACACCATGACTGAAAGGATTGTACTAAATACATCTGGTACGGCTGCCGAATTTATTGTTGTGATGGCAGCAAGCACTACGGCAACAGAAAGGCCCGTTTTAGATTTTTCTAATTTGTCCGAAGGCCCGTCTAATCAAGGTATTCAGCTCAAAGGGGACTATTGGCATTTCAAAGGCATCGATATCCGCAAGGCGGGAGACAATGGTATGCAAGTCAAAGGCTCAAACAACATCATTGAGTTTTGCTCTTTTTATGAAAATTCAGATACAGGTTTGCAATTAGACGAAGGTGCAGCCGACAATTTGATCCTCAATTGTGATTCGTATTTCAATGCAGATTCTAAGGTTGAAAATGCCGATGGATTTGCGGCTAAGCTCACCGTGGGAAGCGGTAATAAATTTGTGGGCTGCAGGGCTTGGCAAAACCTCGACGATGGTTGGGATGGGTATCTTCGAGACAACGATAATGTAAAGACTACTTACGAAAACTGCTGGGCTGTGAAAAATGGTTTTTTGAAGTCTGGCACAGAGGGAGGAGGAGACGGCAATGGCTTCAAAACTGGAGGTAGCGACGGCAAGGATTTGACCCACAATGCTGTGTACAAAAATTGTATCGCTGCGGGCAATGTAAACGACGGATTCGATCACAATAGCAATCGGGGCACAGTGACTCTTCATAACTGTGGCGCTTACGACAATGGCACCAATTACAATTTTAGTTCTACTAACCCACTTTCCTATTTGGAGGTAAAAAACAGCGTGGCTGTAGGGACTGTAGGCAGCCTCAATGCCAGTACCAAAGACCTCAGCCACAACAGCTGGCAGTCGCCGCTGAGTGGGACTGCGGATGATTTTAAGCGCCTAGATATAGACTTATTGCTCGGCGACAGAAATGCAGACGGCAGTTTGCCTGCTGTGGATTTTATGAAACTAAAAGCGGAAAGTGACCTTATAGATGCTGGGGTTGATGTCGGGCTGCCTTTTGAAGGGACTGCGCCAGATGTAGGACCATTTGAGCAGGTCAATGAATAG
- a CDS encoding alpha/beta hydrolase, with protein MNSISIWIRRISVLIVIGLFLVVTCAGQSYPRDTSYTAQSAFQKYKRQFPTIQLAKPSEPGRVRVLKDIPYSWTGNRFLTLDIFSIAEAEPKRFPMIFMIHGGGWKSGHKNMLYPLASDLAQAGYRTCVVEYRLSPESKYPAALKDIAMAMQWVVAHADTLAVDTRQMVLLGCSSGAQLATLLGVSSLWEVPKVQAIVNLDGILAFHHPESQEGIAAAQWLGGTYEEVPDRWEEASPLHHADENDPPILFVHSQYPRFQAGRDDMMTKLQNEQIKVYEWPNSPHAFWLFDPWFAPTVAYIDVFLARVLADQVD; from the coding sequence ATGAATAGCATAAGCATATGGATAAGGCGTATTTCAGTTTTGATTGTAATAGGCCTTTTTCTAGTTGTTACTTGTGCTGGGCAGTCTTACCCTAGAGATACGAGCTACACAGCTCAGAGCGCATTTCAGAAGTACAAACGACAGTTTCCGACAATTCAGCTAGCAAAGCCCTCCGAACCAGGTCGGGTCAGGGTTCTGAAAGATATTCCATATTCTTGGACAGGAAATCGTTTTTTGACGCTCGATATTTTTTCAATTGCGGAAGCAGAACCCAAACGGTTTCCCATGATTTTTATGATACACGGGGGCGGATGGAAGTCGGGTCACAAAAACATGCTGTATCCATTAGCCTCTGATTTAGCGCAAGCGGGATACCGGACTTGTGTGGTAGAATATAGGTTGTCACCTGAGTCCAAATACCCTGCAGCACTCAAGGACATCGCAATGGCTATGCAGTGGGTAGTGGCTCATGCCGATACACTGGCTGTAGACACTAGACAAATGGTGCTTTTGGGCTGCTCATCTGGTGCACAGTTAGCCACACTGTTGGGCGTGTCTAGTCTGTGGGAGGTACCTAAGGTGCAGGCGATTGTCAATCTTGATGGAATATTGGCATTTCATCACCCAGAGTCGCAAGAGGGCATCGCTGCCGCACAATGGCTTGGAGGTACCTATGAGGAAGTGCCTGATCGTTGGGAGGAGGCTTCCCCACTGCATCACGCAGATGAAAATGACCCACCTATTCTGTTTGTTCACAGTCAGTACCCGAGATTTCAAGCGGGCAGAGACGATATGATGACGAAGCTACAAAATGAACAAATAAAAGTGTATGAATGGCCAAATTCGCCCCATGCCTTCTGGTTATTCGATCCTTGGTTTGCACCTACAGTAGCTTATATCGATGTGTTTTTAGCTCGTGTATTAGCTGATCAGGTAGACTGA
- a CDS encoding DUF4861 domain-containing protein, protein MKIKYYLGVALAGLIAGCGSNAQTNQKVDDGFIIQLRNPMVKNRNEMVVLSDPNLFVNSLAPGAVTIKSNAAELVDVDGDSKADRLIMNLDLSAEASLSMAWPTDIEREVMPVKKTQAEISHKVGGEWQGRKYIGGEFLNVDYLRVPDEHTDHSYFIRYEGPGLENDLIGYRFYLDWRNAMDIFGKRVDTLVLQVVGQDGFDSYHENAPWGMDILKAGKSLGIGAIGQYIDGKVEHFKQTDSVTCEIVADGLLSAAVETKYYGWQTSNKTCNLTSLMTIEVGDRSVCHQLTFDHPIEDFCTGIVKHDSATSFTSLVGSSGWAYLATYGKQSLSNDKLGLAIFYNTKDVSEVLDSSYDHLIVFKPVDTLSYYLLGAWEQEENGVGSMEEFQQYLDDKLVRLNQPIEITIN, encoded by the coding sequence ATGAAAATAAAATATTATTTGGGAGTTGCCCTTGCAGGCTTGATCGCTGGGTGTGGATCTAATGCACAAACCAACCAAAAAGTAGACGATGGGTTCATCATTCAATTGCGTAACCCCATGGTGAAAAACAGGAACGAAATGGTGGTCTTGTCTGACCCTAATTTATTTGTCAATTCGCTTGCGCCTGGTGCAGTTACTATCAAAAGCAACGCAGCAGAGCTTGTAGATGTCGATGGAGACAGCAAAGCAGATCGCTTGATTATGAATCTGGATCTGAGCGCAGAGGCTTCTTTGTCGATGGCATGGCCGACTGATATTGAAAGAGAAGTTATGCCAGTCAAAAAAACACAAGCTGAAATCTCTCACAAAGTAGGAGGAGAGTGGCAAGGTAGAAAGTATATAGGAGGCGAATTTCTGAATGTGGACTATCTGCGTGTACCCGATGAGCATACCGACCATTCTTATTTCATTAGATACGAGGGGCCAGGTTTGGAAAACGACCTGATTGGCTATCGATTTTATCTCGATTGGAGAAATGCGATGGATATCTTCGGCAAACGAGTAGATACGCTTGTGCTGCAGGTAGTGGGGCAAGATGGTTTCGATTCTTATCATGAAAATGCTCCATGGGGGATGGACATTCTCAAAGCAGGTAAGTCGCTCGGCATTGGAGCTATTGGTCAATACATCGATGGTAAAGTTGAACACTTTAAACAAACCGATTCGGTAACCTGTGAGATTGTAGCAGATGGCTTACTGTCTGCCGCAGTAGAAACGAAATATTATGGCTGGCAGACTTCCAACAAGACCTGCAATTTGACCTCACTAATGACTATCGAAGTGGGGGATCGTTCGGTTTGTCATCAGCTGACTTTCGATCATCCTATCGAAGATTTTTGTACAGGAATCGTAAAGCACGACTCAGCTACAAGTTTTACATCCTTGGTGGGGTCTAGTGGATGGGCTTACTTAGCCACTTATGGCAAGCAAAGCCTCTCCAATGACAAGTTGGGGTTGGCCATTTTTTATAACACCAAAGATGTATCGGAGGTGTTAGATTCGTCTTATGATCACTTGATCGTGTTCAAACCTGTGGATACGCTCAGCTATTACCTGTTAGGTGCTTGGGAGCAAGAGGAAAATGGTGTAGGTAGCATGGAGGAGTTTCAGCAATACCTAGACGACAAACTGGTGCGATTGAATCAGCCAATAGAAATAACAATCAACTAA
- a CDS encoding cupin domain-containing protein — protein MNMKLLKEKLALGCLLYGLVIGHVKAQERSVPALDLSDCVRTYDPAIASTTKVGHQFWFVDKQFLDGRTLKLSAVAPGKATHPPHQHEEDEFFLVLEGRAEFFLDGKTKVVEPYTTLYCPPFSMHGIRNVGEVELKYLVIKKYKLGE, from the coding sequence ATGAATATGAAGTTATTGAAAGAAAAATTAGCCCTAGGCTGTCTGTTATATGGTTTAGTGATTGGTCATGTTAAGGCACAGGAACGTTCCGTTCCGGCCTTAGACCTGTCCGATTGTGTACGTACTTATGATCCTGCAATAGCTTCGACGACTAAAGTTGGTCACCAGTTTTGGTTTGTAGATAAGCAATTTTTGGATGGGCGCACACTCAAGTTGAGTGCAGTAGCACCAGGCAAAGCTACGCATCCGCCACATCAGCACGAGGAGGATGAGTTTTTTTTAGTGCTCGAAGGGCGAGCAGAGTTTTTCCTTGACGGAAAAACCAAAGTGGTGGAGCCTTACACCACGCTGTATTGTCCCCCATTTTCTATGCATGGCATTCGGAATGTGGGCGAGGTAGAACTCAAATATTTGGTAATTAAAAAGTATAAGCTAGGAGAATAA